A genomic stretch from Lathyrus oleraceus cultivar Zhongwan6 chromosome 2, CAAS_Psat_ZW6_1.0, whole genome shotgun sequence includes:
- the LOC127121591 gene encoding pentatricopeptide repeat-containing protein At1g71060, mitochondrial-like, which yields MKDEGFEPDVVTYGIIINAYCKAKKYDEAIGFYHEMQLKNVSPSPHIYCTLIIGLGNGNRLDEALEFFEKSKASGFPPEVPTYNAVVGAYCWAMRIDDAYRTVGEMKELGIGPNSRTYDIILVHLIKGGRTKEAYSVFKRMSSEMGCEPSGNTYAIMVRMFFNENQLDMAMIVWDEMKDKGILHGIHMFSTLVISLCRENKLDEACKYFQQMLDVGIRPTANMFSAFKSALMFTEMENTMKHFALKVDKLRNTQLIA from the coding sequence ATGAAGGATGAGGGTTTTGAGCCTGATGTTGTTACCTATGGTATAATCATTAATGCTTATTGTAAGGCTAAAAAGTATGATGAGGCTATTGGTTTTTATCATGAGATGCAATTGAAGAATGTGAGTCCTAGTCCTCATATATATTGTACTTTGATTATTGGTCTTGGTAATGGTAATAGATTAGATGAAGCTCTTGAGTTCTTTGAAAAATCTAAGGCTAGTGGATTTCCACCGGAGGTACCGACTTATAATGCTGTTGTTGGGGCTTACTGCTGGGCAATGCGGATCGATGATGCATACAGGACTGTTGGTGAGATGAAAGAGCTTGGGATCGGTCCGAATTCTCGAACGTATGACATAATACTTGTTCATTTGATAAAGGGTGGAAGAACAAAAGAAGCTTACTCGGTTTTCAAAAGAATGAGTAGTGAAATGGGGTGTGAGCCGAGTGGAAACACGTATGCGATCATGGTGAGGATGTTTTTTAATGAAAACCAATTGGATATGGCAATGATAGTTTGGGATGAGATGAAAGATAAGGGAATTCTTCATGGAATTCACATGTTCTCGACGTTGGTCATTTCATTGTGTCGTGAAAATAAGTTGGATGAAGCATGTAAGTACTTTCAACAAATGTTGGATGTTGGGATTCGGCCTACTGCGAATATGTTCAGTGCCTTCAAGAGTGCTCTAATGTTCACGGAAATGGAGAATACTATGAAACATTTTGCTCTGAAAGTTGATAAACTGAGAAATACTCAATTAATTGCTTAA
- the LOC127123923 gene encoding elongation factor G-1, mitochondrial-like has product MTKVHNLSIITTYTKPRHKFTTRLCNLAGKGKAKGDQLTKKVQSQSITIDRQMRRYEVPRLAFINKLDRMRADPWKVMNQARSKLRHHNAAVQVPIGSEDVFKGLVDLVKLKAYYFHGSNGKKIVIKEVPSDMKALVAEKRGKLIETVSEVDDILDEALLSDEAISDTY; this is encoded by the coding sequence ATGACCAAAGTACATAACCTAAGCATCATTACAACATATACAAAACCACGCCACAAATTCACAACACGCCTATGCAATCTGGCTGGAAAAGGAAAGGCAAAAGGCGATCAACTCACGAAAAAGGTGCAAAGTCAGTCCATTACTATTGATCGGCAAATGAGAAGATATGAGGTTCCAAGACTTGCATTTATTAACAAGCTTGATCGAATGAGAGCAGATCCATGGAAAGTAATGAATCAGGCTAGATCTAAGCTTCGGCATCATAATGCTGCAGTTCAAGTTCCAATAGGTTCGGAAGATGTTTTTAAGGGACTTGTTGATCTCGTGAAGCTAAAGGCCTATTATTTTCATGGTTCAAATGGAAAAAAAATTGTCATCAAAGAGGTGCCTTCAGATATGAAAGCCTTGGTGGCTGAAAAAAGAGGCAAACTAATAGAAACCGTGTCAGAAGTTGATGATATACTTGATGAAGCACTTCTTAGTGATGAAGCCATTTCAGATACTTACTAG